In Nocardia sp. XZ_19_385, the sequence ATCCGAGCCCGCCACGCGAAGCGACGCTCGATCGCCCGGCGACGGCTCAAACGATGGTGACAGTACCAAGCGCACGGCGGTTCATCCGTAATCGGTGTGGGTGGATGCAGTAGGTTCAGACCGGACGGTTCGATCGGTGCGGCTCGGGGCGTAAGGAGGCACGTTGGCGTTGGCCGATGGAGAGCCGGGGTTGGCACGAACCGCGCCGGGGGCCGGCCGGGTCGTCGTCGCTCCGGACCGTGGGCTTGCGCTGTCCGCGACGCAATTGCGCTGGTGGGTGGCTCAGGAGCTGTATCCGGAGATTCCGAATACCGTCGCCATGTATCTGGAGGTGCGCGGGCCGCTGCGGGTGGATCTGTTGCGGGAGTCCGCTGCGCGCGCTGCGTGGGAGTTGCAGTCCCCGCATGTGCGGTTCCGGCTCGCCGATGGTTATCCGCGGCAGTTTCTGGACCCTGACGCGTTCGCGCCGATGGGCTTCGAGGATCTGACCGGTCGGCCCGACCCGGCGGGTGACGCGCTGGAATGGATGTCACGCGACTACGGCGCGCCGCTGAATCTGCGCACCGATCGGCTGACCTGCGCCACTGCCTTCCGCATCGAGCCGGACGTACATCTGTTGTATCTACGCAGCCATCACATTGTGTTGGACGGGCTCGGTGCCGCCGTGGTGCTACGCCGCACGGTCGAGTTGTACGCCACCGCAATAGGTTCGGCGGCCGAAGTGGCAAATGGCAGCGAATCGCGGAGTCCGCTGACCATCGCCGAACTCCTGGAAGAGGATCACAGCTACGCCGATTCGGTGCGGGCGCGCACCGATCGCGAGTATTGGTCGGAGCAGTTGGCGGGCATGGCCGAACCGGTGCGCCTGGCTGGGCGGTCGGCGGTCCGCCCCCGCCCGCCGCATCGAGTAGCGGCCACGGTGCCGGACCGTACCGCGGAGCGGCTCACAGCGTGGCGTCAGAGCAGCGAACATACGTTCCCGGAGCTGACCATCGCGGCCTTCGCCTGCTATCTCGCCGCCATGACCGGCACGGACGAGATAGTGCTGTCACTGCCGGTGGCGGCACGGCCCACGGCGGCCTTGCGCCGGTCGGCGGGCTCGGTGTCCAATGTCGTGCCGTTGCGACTGCGCGCGCTTCGCGATGCCACGGTCGCGGAAGTGGTTCAGCAGGTGCGGGCCCGCGTGGTCGGCGCGCTACGCCATCAGCGGTACCGATACGAGGATATCCAACGTGATCGGGGTGAAAACCACACCGCGCGAGGCAGTTTCGGTCCGGTGGTGAATATGCTCGGAGCTGTCGAGCGAGTGCAGATGGCGCAACTCACCGTGCACGTGCACCTCCTGGCGCTGGGACCGGTGGAGGATCTACTGGTCAACGGTTACCAGCTCGGGTCCGAGGTCACCATTGACATGCAGGCCAACTCGGAGCTGTATTCCGCGACCGCGCTGGCCGGACATCACCAGCAGTTCCTGGCCTACTTCGACCGATTCCTCGAGGATCCGCAACGGCCGGTGCGGGCATTGGATCCGAGCCGCGCGGAGGCTACCGGAGTCGCGGTGGATACCGATCGACTGTTGCCGGATCTCCTGCGCGCCCAGCTGATCGGCGACCAAAGCCCCCTGAACGCGCTCGATTCGGTTGCCTTACAGGACGGCACTCGCACCTGGACCTACCGCGAGCTGGACGAAGTATCTTCGCAGTGGGCGCGCGAGTTGATCGAATCAGGCGTGGGCCCAGGCGAATTCGTACTGCTGGCAATTCCACGATCAGCCGAGTCGGTGATCGCGCTGTGGGCGGTGGCGAAAACCGGAGCCGCCTTCGTGCCGATCGACCCCACAGATCCGGCTCGCCGATCGGCGACGGTCGCCACGGATTCCGGTGCGCTGTTGGGAATGACCGTCACCACCGTCCGCGACAACCTGCCACCGGAACCGTCCTGGCTGGCGATGGACGACGCGCGCACCCTCGCGCGGATCCAGCAGCGGTCCGGTGCACCCATACGGGATCGGACCCGGCCACTACACCCGGATCATCCCGCCTATCTGATCTATACCTCGGGCACGACCGGCGTCCCGAAAGGTGTCGTCGTCACCCACCGCGGCCTCGGTCCGCTCACCGACTACATCGTCGATCACTATGGCGTAGATGGAGATTCCCGGGTACTGCATGCGCACGCCCCCTCCTTCGACGCGCATCTGCTCGAGTTGCTCGCCGCGTTCGCGGGCGGGGCTCGACTGATCGTCGAACCGCCATCGGTGGTGGCCGGACCAACGCTCGCCGCACTCCTGAACGAGTCCGCGATCACCCACTTCCTCACCACCCCTGCGGTATTGGCCACCCTTACCCCGGAGCAGGTGCCCGGACTCCGGGTCGCGGTGGTGGGCGGCGAATCCTGCCCCGCCGACCTGGTCCATCGCTGGGCACCGGCACTGCGGCTGTTCAACGGCTACGGCCCGACCGAAACCACTGTCATGGCAACACAATCCCGTGCATTGACAACGGGTGAACCCGTGTCGATCGGACCGCCGCTGCCCGGGGTGCGAACGCTGATCCTCGACCATCGGCTGCGCCATGCACCCCCGTGCGGACAAGGTGAGCTGTACCTGAGCGGCCCCGGCCTGGCACAGGGCTACCACGGCCGCCCGAGCGCCACGGCCGAGCGTTTCGTCGCCGACCCATTCGGTTCCGGCGAACGCGTCTATCGCACCGGCGATCTCGTGCGCTCGGCAGCAGATGACGCCCTGGAATTCCTGGGCCGGGCCGACGACCAACTGAGCGTCCGCGGCCGACGCACCGAGCCCGCGGAGGTAGCGGCCGCGCTGACGGGACTGCCCGGGGTAGCGCACGCCGTGGTGACCGCGCACGAGGGGCCGGGCGGCGGCCGTTTGATCGGATATGTCGTTGCCACCCAAGAGCATCGACTCGATCACGCCGATCTCATTCGGCGCCTGCGCGAGCTGTTGCCCGCAGCCCTGGTACCCGCGCAGCTGGTCGAGCTGGACCGGCTGCCGGTCACCGCGCACGGCAAAATCGATCGGGCCGCATTGCCCACGCCGGCGGCCGTTCAACGGCCTTATCGCGCCCCCGAGTCCGACCTGGAACGCCTGGTCGCCGACCACTTCGCAACGGCGACCGCCGCAGCGCGCGCCGGGCTCGACGACGACTTCTTCGAGCTCGGCGGCAATTCCCTGCTGGGCGTGGGACTTTCGGCCGAACTGGCCGCGGCGACCGGGCTGCCGGTGACAGTGCGCTGGCTCTACACCGCCCCGACCGTGCGGGAACTGGCCGCACGCCTGGCCGACCACGACGGCAGCACCACGACCGACGACGCCCTCGGCGTAGTGCTCACCTTGCGCCGCAACGGATTCCGTCCACCGCTGTTCTGCGTGCACTCAGCTGTCCCGCTGGCGTGGTGCTATGCGGGCTTGGCCCGTCAACTCACCGACCGACCTGTCTTCGGCCTGCAAGCGTTGACGCTGACGGGTGAACCGCGTTCCGGCGCCGGCATCGACGACCTCGCCGCCGGCTATGTCGAGGAGATACTGCGGGTGCAACCCGAAGGCCCATACCACCTGCTGGGCTGGTCCCTGGGTGGGCAGATCGCGCACGCCATCGCCGTGCGGCTGCGGAAACGCGGCGCGCGGGTCGCGACGCTGGCGTTGCTCGACAGCGTCATCTTCCCCGACGGCATGCCGCCCCCGCCGACGCCCCGCATGCGTGATCTGCTCACCCACCTACTCGGCGACGAACCCGCGGACGGCGACGCCCTCGAAGACCTCACCGCCGACCAGGCAGCAGCCGAATTAGCCAGCGCCGCAGCCTCCTTCGGCACCGGACTGACCGCCGACCAGTTGACTCGCCTGCATCGCGGTTACGCCGACGGCGTGCGCCTGTCGCACAGCTATCGCCCCGGCGTCTTCGACGGTGACCTGTTGTATTTCTCGGCCACCCACGGGCAGACCGAATTCCTCGACGCGCAGATGTGGCGGCCCTACGTCACCGGCGCGCTCATCGAGCATCCCGTCGACACCACCCATGCCCAGATGGTCAACGCCGACGTCGTCGCCGTCATCGGCCCACTGCTCGCCACGCACATGGAGCGGGAGGATCTCCGATGAGGACAGGGCCACGCTCCGCGGTGCACTGGTGGAATGTGTACGCGGACACCGAGCAGTGGGAGCGGCAAGGCGCGACCGCCACGACGCTGCTGCGGTGGATGACCGACTATCTATCCCGGCCGCATCCCGAGTTGGGGCGGCCGGGTCCGGTGTGCCCTTTCGTGCGGCAGAGCGCCGAGAAGGGACTGGTCTGGGCCGGTTCCGCCGTGGGCGGCGACGCATTGACAGCGCAGCGGATACAAGACATCTTCGACGACTCGTTCGAGGTGTACCGCGACCTGCTGCGGGAGAGCCCCGCGGACGCACGGCGTTTGACGCTGATCACGGTGTTTCCGGAGTTGACGCGCTACGAACTGATCGATGCCGTACACCAGGAACGCAAGACCGAGGTGGTCCGGGAGGGGTTGATGCTCGGTCAGTTCTATCCGGGCTGCACGGTTCCCGGGCTGTGGAATCGCGACTTCCATCCCCTGGACGCGCCGGTGCCGATGCTGGTGCTGCGCGCGATGATGAGCACCGACTTTCCGTTCCTGGTCGCCCGGACGGAGTGGCTGTACGCCTATCTCACCCAGTCGGCGCCGGACCTGCCTCGCAAGTTGCGTTGGGCTATTGCCGAGCGAATGCAGGTCGACGGCCCGGAGGCCGGTCAGATCACCGAGCTGCGCATACATTCGGCCGACGAACACGCCCGTTGATCCACGGCAAGCGCGACCAACCGAGGGATACTCCAACCATGCACCGGCTTCCGCGCTGCCTGGTAGTCCTGATCGCCGCATTCGCTGCGCTGTTGCCATTCCCGGCAACCGCCGACCCGGGCGCGGGGATTCTCGAGGTACGCCCCCTCGGTGGCCGGCAGTACGAGGTCGTCGTCTATTCGGCGGCCATGGGCAGGGCGATCCCGATCTGGGTTTCGCACCCGGGTGGGCCCGCGCCCGCGCTGTATCTCCTCAACGCGGTGGACGGCGGCGAAACGGGCGGTCCCTGGACCAATCGCACCGATGCCGCGCAGTTCTTCGCCGACAAACCGGTCAATGTGATCCAGCCGATCGGCGGGCGCGCCTCCTACTACACCGACTGGCTGTCCGACGATCCCACGCTCGGACGGAACAAGTGGTCCACCTTCCTGATCAACGAGCTGCCGCCGCTTTTGCAGGGGCACTTCGGCATGACCGGCCGCAATGCCGTCGCCGGAACATCGATGTCGGCGACTTCGGCACTGAATCTCGCCATCGAGGCGCCCGGCCACTATCAGGCGGTGGGCTCCTACAGCGGCTGCCCACGCACCAGCGACCCGCTGGCCAGCGCTTACGTGTATTCCCAATTGGGGCTGTTCGGCGCGAACGCCGGCAATATGTGGGGCGGGGTCGGCAACCCCGCCTGGGCGGCCCATGATCCCGTCCACAACGCCGACCGGCTGCGCGGCACGACCCTGTACATCTCGGCTGGCAATGGCGCCGCGGGGGTGCACGACACCCTCTCCGATCCCTCGATCGGCGGTGACGCGGGCCGGCTCGCGGATCGCATGGCGGTCGGCGGCACCATGGAATCGCTGGTGCTCGCCTGCACCACTGCCCTGACCGACCGGCTGGCCGCCCTCGGCATTCCGGCCACCGTCATCCACCGCAACGGCACCCACGCCTGGCCCTACTGGCAGGACGATCTGCACGACTCCTGGCCGCTGTTCGCGGCCGCGCTCGGGGTCTAACGCTGCGCCGGTTCGCGCAGCGCGAGTGTCAACGCACCCATACCGAGGGCCACCACGGCGATCGCCGCGAACATGGTGACGCTGCCGGCCAGCGTGTGCGCGCGGAAGAACAGCGCACTCAACAGCGCCAGCCCCAACGCGTTTCCGATCTGCTCGATCGTCGGTAGCAGGCCCGAAGCCGCGTCCATCTGCCGTTGCTCCAGCCCGGACAGCATGATCGGTTGCAGTGGCACGAAGAACAATCCGACACTGAGCCCC encodes:
- a CDS encoding non-ribosomal peptide synthetase, encoding MALADGEPGLARTAPGAGRVVVAPDRGLALSATQLRWWVAQELYPEIPNTVAMYLEVRGPLRVDLLRESAARAAWELQSPHVRFRLADGYPRQFLDPDAFAPMGFEDLTGRPDPAGDALEWMSRDYGAPLNLRTDRLTCATAFRIEPDVHLLYLRSHHIVLDGLGAAVVLRRTVELYATAIGSAAEVANGSESRSPLTIAELLEEDHSYADSVRARTDREYWSEQLAGMAEPVRLAGRSAVRPRPPHRVAATVPDRTAERLTAWRQSSEHTFPELTIAAFACYLAAMTGTDEIVLSLPVAARPTAALRRSAGSVSNVVPLRLRALRDATVAEVVQQVRARVVGALRHQRYRYEDIQRDRGENHTARGSFGPVVNMLGAVERVQMAQLTVHVHLLALGPVEDLLVNGYQLGSEVTIDMQANSELYSATALAGHHQQFLAYFDRFLEDPQRPVRALDPSRAEATGVAVDTDRLLPDLLRAQLIGDQSPLNALDSVALQDGTRTWTYRELDEVSSQWARELIESGVGPGEFVLLAIPRSAESVIALWAVAKTGAAFVPIDPTDPARRSATVATDSGALLGMTVTTVRDNLPPEPSWLAMDDARTLARIQQRSGAPIRDRTRPLHPDHPAYLIYTSGTTGVPKGVVVTHRGLGPLTDYIVDHYGVDGDSRVLHAHAPSFDAHLLELLAAFAGGARLIVEPPSVVAGPTLAALLNESAITHFLTTPAVLATLTPEQVPGLRVAVVGGESCPADLVHRWAPALRLFNGYGPTETTVMATQSRALTTGEPVSIGPPLPGVRTLILDHRLRHAPPCGQGELYLSGPGLAQGYHGRPSATAERFVADPFGSGERVYRTGDLVRSAADDALEFLGRADDQLSVRGRRTEPAEVAAALTGLPGVAHAVVTAHEGPGGGRLIGYVVATQEHRLDHADLIRRLRELLPAALVPAQLVELDRLPVTAHGKIDRAALPTPAAVQRPYRAPESDLERLVADHFATATAAARAGLDDDFFELGGNSLLGVGLSAELAAATGLPVTVRWLYTAPTVRELAARLADHDGSTTTDDALGVVLTLRRNGFRPPLFCVHSAVPLAWCYAGLARQLTDRPVFGLQALTLTGEPRSGAGIDDLAAGYVEEILRVQPEGPYHLLGWSLGGQIAHAIAVRLRKRGARVATLALLDSVIFPDGMPPPPTPRMRDLLTHLLGDEPADGDALEDLTADQAAAELASAAASFGTGLTADQLTRLHRGYADGVRLSHSYRPGVFDGDLLYFSATHGQTEFLDAQMWRPYVTGALIEHPVDTTHAQMVNADVVAVIGPLLATHMEREDLR
- a CDS encoding DUF6875 domain-containing protein; translated protein: MRTGPRSAVHWWNVYADTEQWERQGATATTLLRWMTDYLSRPHPELGRPGPVCPFVRQSAEKGLVWAGSAVGGDALTAQRIQDIFDDSFEVYRDLLRESPADARRLTLITVFPELTRYELIDAVHQERKTEVVREGLMLGQFYPGCTVPGLWNRDFHPLDAPVPMLVLRAMMSTDFPFLVARTEWLYAYLTQSAPDLPRKLRWAIAERMQVDGPEAGQITELRIHSADEHAR
- a CDS encoding alpha/beta hydrolase family protein; translated protein: MHRLPRCLVVLIAAFAALLPFPATADPGAGILEVRPLGGRQYEVVVYSAAMGRAIPIWVSHPGGPAPALYLLNAVDGGETGGPWTNRTDAAQFFADKPVNVIQPIGGRASYYTDWLSDDPTLGRNKWSTFLINELPPLLQGHFGMTGRNAVAGTSMSATSALNLAIEAPGHYQAVGSYSGCPRTSDPLASAYVYSQLGLFGANAGNMWGGVGNPAWAAHDPVHNADRLRGTTLYISAGNGAAGVHDTLSDPSIGGDAGRLADRMAVGGTMESLVLACTTALTDRLAALGIPATVIHRNGTHAWPYWQDDLHDSWPLFAAALGV